From Mannheimia pernigra, one genomic window encodes:
- the nqrE gene encoding NADH:ubiquinone reductase (Na(+)-transporting) subunit E: MEHYLSLLVKSIFVENMALAFFLGMCTFLAVSKKVSTAFGLGIAVTVVLAISVPANQLVYEHILKEGALVEGVDLTFLNFITFIGIIAAIVQILEMVLDKYFPALYSALGIFLPLIAVNCAIFGGVSFMVQREYNLGESVVYGIGAGLGWMLAIVALAGLTEKMKYSDIPAGLRGLGITFISAGLMALGFMSFSGIQL, translated from the coding sequence ATGGAACATTATCTTAGTTTATTAGTGAAGTCCATTTTCGTTGAGAATATGGCACTTGCATTCTTCTTAGGTATGTGTACATTTCTTGCAGTATCTAAAAAAGTTTCAACAGCTTTTGGTTTAGGTATTGCAGTTACTGTTGTACTAGCTATTTCTGTGCCAGCAAACCAATTGGTTTATGAGCATATTTTAAAAGAAGGTGCATTAGTTGAAGGTGTAGATCTCACTTTCCTTAACTTTATTACGTTTATCGGTATTATTGCTGCGATTGTTCAAATTTTAGAAATGGTATTAGATAAATACTTCCCTGCACTTTACTCTGCACTTGGTATTTTCCTTCCCCTTATTGCGGTAAACTGTGCAATCTTTGGTGGTGTATCATTTATGGTACAACGTGAGTACAATTTGGGCGAATCTGTAGTTTACGGGATTGGTGCAGGTCTAGGTTGGATGTTAGCAATCGTTGCACTTGCAGGTTTAACTGAAAAAATGAAATATTCAGATATTCCAGCAGGTCTTCGTGGCTTAGGGATTACTTTTATCTCAGCAGGTTTAATGGCATTAGGCTTTATGTCGTTTTCAGGCATTCAATTATAG
- a CDS encoding NADH:ubiquinone reductase (Na(+)-transporting) subunit D — MAEKSNLKSLLLNPIVNSNPIALQILGICSALAVTTKLETAFVMAIAVSFVTAFSSFFIALIRNYIPNSIRIIVQMAIIASLVIVVDQILRAYAYGLSKQLSVFVGLIITNCIVMGRAEAFAMKSSPMESFVDGIGNGLGYGAMLIVVGFFRELIGSGKLFGVTIFQTVQDGGWYQANGLFLLAPSAFFIIGFIIWGLRTWKPEQVEK, encoded by the coding sequence ATGGCTGAGAAAAGTAATCTCAAATCGTTATTATTGAATCCAATAGTCAATAGTAACCCGATTGCATTACAGATCTTAGGTATCTGTTCTGCTTTAGCGGTAACAACAAAATTAGAAACAGCCTTTGTAATGGCGATTGCTGTCAGTTTTGTAACAGCTTTCTCAAGTTTCTTTATTGCATTAATCCGTAACTATATTCCAAATAGCATTCGTATTATTGTTCAAATGGCCATTATTGCTTCATTGGTAATTGTAGTCGATCAAATCTTACGTGCTTATGCTTACGGTTTGTCTAAACAGCTCTCAGTATTTGTAGGGCTTATTATTACTAACTGTATCGTAATGGGACGTGCAGAAGCATTTGCAATGAAATCTTCCCCTATGGAAAGTTTTGTTGATGGCATCGGTAATGGTTTAGGTTATGGTGCAATGTTAATTGTTGTAGGTTTCTTCCGTGAATTAATTGGCTCTGGTAAATTGTTTGGTGTAACTATTTTCCAAACGGTGCAAGATGGCGGCTGGTACCAAGCAAATGGTTTATTCTTATTAGCACCAAGTGCGTTCTTTATCATCGGTTTTATTATTTGGGGATTAAGAACGTGGAAACCAGAGCAAGTGGAGAAATAA
- a CDS encoding Na(+)-translocating NADH-quinone reductase subunit C encodes MAKFNKDSVGGTITVVVLLSLVCALIVAGSAVLLKPTQEEQKALDKQKNILSVAGLLPQDTKSSEIKDIYAKNIEAKIVDLQTGEYVEGVTNFDAKAAAKDPEQSVKIQPEQDKAGIRTRAKYAEVYLVKDSENKVNQIVLPIYGTGLWSVMYGFVSVEPDANTIKGITFYDHGETPGLGGEIENPRWQQNFVGKKLQNEQGQSAIIVAKGASANKDHGIDGLSGATLTSKGVDGTFKYWFGENAFGPYLAKLKARAN; translated from the coding sequence ATGGCTAAATTTAACAAAGATAGCGTTGGCGGAACCATTACCGTTGTTGTTCTGCTTAGTTTAGTTTGTGCTTTAATTGTGGCTGGTTCTGCTGTATTGTTAAAGCCTACTCAAGAAGAACAAAAAGCCCTTGATAAACAAAAAAATATCTTAAGTGTTGCTGGTCTATTACCACAAGATACTAAATCAAGCGAAATTAAAGATATTTATGCAAAAAATATTGAAGCTAAAATTGTTGATTTACAGACAGGCGAATATGTAGAAGGCGTAACTAACTTTGATGCTAAAGCAGCCGCTAAAGATCCTGAACAAAGTGTGAAAATTCAGCCAGAGCAAGATAAAGCTGGCATTCGTACTCGTGCAAAATATGCGGAAGTGTATTTAGTTAAGGATAGTGAGAATAAAGTAAACCAAATTGTACTGCCAATTTACGGTACAGGTTTATGGTCTGTGATGTATGGTTTTGTTTCTGTTGAACCAGATGCTAATACAATTAAAGGGATTACTTTCTACGATCATGGTGAAACACCAGGATTAGGTGGAGAGATTGAAAATCCTCGTTGGCAACAAAACTTTGTTGGTAAAAAATTACAAAATGAGCAAGGTCAATCTGCAATTATTGTGGCTAAAGGTGCTTCAGCTAATAAAGATCACGGTATTGATGGACTATCTGGTGCAACACTAACATCAAAAGGTGTTGATGGTACTTTTAAATATTGGTTCGGAGAAAATGCTTTTGGACCTTATTTAGCAAAATTAAAAGCGAGGGCTAACTAA
- a CDS encoding NADH:ubiquinone reductase (Na(+)-transporting) subunit B — MGLKNLFEKMEPAFHKGGKYERWYTLFEAAYTIFYTPGTVTRKDAHVRDAIDSKRMMLIVWLALFPAMFYGMYNVGHQGILAALNLGTLSDLIANDWHYSFANSLGSVTDAGWGTKMVLGATYFLPIYLTVFAVGGFWEVIFAMVRKHEINEGFFVTSILLALIVPPTLPLWQAALATTFGVVVAKEVFGGVGKNFMNPALAGRAFLFFAYPAQISGDAVWVAADGFSGATALSQWAVGGQGALQHIATGETITWMDAFLGNIPGSIGETSTLMLIIGAAIIVFARIASWRIIAGVMIGMAATSTLFNVIGSDTNPLFSMPWHWHLVLGGFALGMFFMATDPVSASFTNKGKWAYGLLIGFMCVLIRVVNPAYPEGMMLAILFANLFAPIFDYLVVRGNIKRRLARVSNNG; from the coding sequence ATGGGTTTGAAAAATCTTTTTGAAAAAATGGAACCCGCTTTCCATAAAGGGGGAAAGTATGAAAGGTGGTACACACTGTTTGAAGCTGCCTATACGATTTTCTATACCCCAGGTACAGTGACTCGTAAAGATGCTCATGTGCGTGATGCAATTGACTCTAAGCGTATGATGTTAATTGTATGGTTAGCATTATTCCCAGCGATGTTCTACGGGATGTACAATGTAGGGCACCAAGGTATTTTGGCAGCATTAAATTTAGGTACATTAAGTGATTTAATTGCAAATGACTGGCACTATAGTTTTGCAAACAGCTTAGGTTCTGTAACCGATGCAGGTTGGGGAACTAAAATGGTCTTAGGTGCAACTTATTTTCTACCCATTTATTTAACGGTATTTGCAGTGGGTGGTTTTTGGGAAGTTATATTTGCAATGGTGCGTAAGCATGAGATCAACGAAGGTTTCTTCGTAACCTCAATCTTATTAGCATTAATTGTTCCACCAACACTACCGCTTTGGCAAGCAGCTCTCGCAACCACCTTTGGTGTTGTAGTGGCGAAAGAGGTATTTGGTGGTGTAGGTAAAAACTTTATGAACCCAGCACTTGCAGGTCGTGCATTCCTATTCTTTGCTTATCCAGCACAAATTTCTGGTGATGCGGTATGGGTTGCTGCTGACGGCTTCTCTGGTGCAACTGCACTTTCTCAATGGGCAGTTGGTGGTCAAGGTGCATTACAACATATTGCAACAGGCGAAACTATTACTTGGATGGATGCATTTTTAGGTAATATTCCAGGTTCTATAGGTGAAACTTCTACATTAATGCTTATTATTGGTGCTGCAATTATTGTCTTTGCTCGTATTGCTTCTTGGCGAATCATTGCTGGTGTTATGATTGGTATGGCTGCAACATCAACATTATTTAATGTTATTGGCTCTGACACTAACCCATTATTTTCAATGCCTTGGCACTGGCATTTAGTGTTAGGTGGCTTTGCATTAGGTATGTTCTTTATGGCAACCGACCCAGTATCTGCATCTTTTACTAATAAAGGTAAATGGGCATACGGCCTTTTAATTGGCTTTATGTGTGTATTAATTCGTGTGGTAAACCCAGCATATCCAGAAGGTATGATGTTGGCAATTTTATTTGCTAACTTATTTGCCCCAATCTTTGACTACTTAGTAGTTAGAGGGAATATCAAACGTAGATTAGCGAGGGTATCAAACAATGGCTAA